A single window of Malus sylvestris chromosome 5, drMalSylv7.2, whole genome shotgun sequence DNA harbors:
- the LOC126620803 gene encoding protein ROOT HAIR DEFECTIVE 3 homolog 2-like, whose product MGVVPASGFSFSAQQIWKVICENKDLDLPAHKVMVATVRCEEIANQKFKQLVHDEKKLSSSLSGPVEALLETGAKDTWASIRKLLNRETKVAVSEFSTAVANFELDNETVVKIMIHMKDRFAVVFNYDSDSMPRVWTGNEDIRSITKDARTASLKLLLTMAAIRLNEKPDNIENVLVSSLVDRTVTVSSSQNRKLGPPTDPLASSSREEVSSKDTLITPVQCKSLSKQFKAETQYIVTQAISAQEAHKRSNNWLLPPWAIMAMIVLGFNEFMMLLKNPLYLMVLFVAFLLSKALWVQMDITGQFQHDALSGILSISSRFLPTVMNILRKLAEEAQGNQTPEAQRRPVSLASQSYRNETPQPNPVTSSFPESSVSSNISSSDTGMEYSSPPLRQKRTANVEEVESS is encoded by the exons ATGGGTGTTGTCCCTGCGTCAGGATTTTCCTTTAGTGCACAACAGATTTGGAAAGTAATCTGTG AGAACAAGGACTTGGATCTTCCCGCTCACAAG GTTATGGTTGCTACGGTTCGGTGTGAAGAGATTGCCAACCAGAAATTCAAACAGTTGGTCCACGATGAG aaaaaacTTTCTTCGTCTTTAAGCGGTCCTGTAGAGGCTCTACTGGAAACTGGTGCAAAAGACACCTGGGCTTCGATACGAAAACTACTTAATCGTGAGACCAAAGTTGCAGTATCGGAGTTCTCAACTGCAGTTGCCAATTTTGAGTTGGACAATGAAACGGTTGTCAAAATTATGATCCACATGAAGGATCG GTTTGCCGTAGTCTTCAATTATGACAGCGATTCAATGCCTAGGGTTTGGACTGGGAACGAAGACATTAGAAGTATTACCAAGGATGCACGAACTGCG TCtctgaagcttttgttgaccaTGGCTGCCATTCGCTTGAATGAGAAGCCAGATAATATTGAAAATGTCCTAGTTTCTTCTCTGGTGGACAGGACTGTTACTGTTTCATCTTCACAAAATAGGAAACTAGGACCTCCTACAGATCCTCTTGCCTCAAGCTCTCGGGAAGAG GTTTCTTCAAAGGATACCTTAATTACCCCAGTACAGTGCAAGTCATTGTCAAAGCAGTTCAAAGCAGAGACCCAATATATCGTCACTCAAGCTATTTCGGCACAG GAGGCTCACAAGCGGAGTAACAACTGGTTACTTCCTCCATGGGCTATAATGGCGATGATCGTTcttggttttaatgaatttatgatGCTTTTAAA GAACCCTCTCTACCTCATGGTTCTATTTGTTGCATTTTTACTTTCGAAGGCCTTATGGGTACAGATGGACATTACAGGACAGTTCCAGCATGACGCT CTGTCAGGAATACTGTCTATCTCATCAAGGTTTCTTCCAACCGTCATGAATATTCTAAGAAAACTCGCAGAAGAAGCTCAGGGGAATCAAACACCGGAAGCACAAAGGCGGCCAGTTTCTCTTGCTTCTCAGAGTTATAGAAATGAAACACCTCAGCCAAATCCAGTAACAAGCTCATTCCCGGAGTCCTCAGTGTCTTCCAATATCTCGTCATCAGATACAGGCATGGAATACTCAAGCCCTCCTTTAAGACAAAAGCGAACGGCAAATGTTGAGGAAGTTGAATCTTCATGA